The following proteins are co-located in the Manihot esculenta cultivar AM560-2 chromosome 9, M.esculenta_v8, whole genome shotgun sequence genome:
- the LOC110623514 gene encoding ABC transporter F family member 4: MATESATTSLHNPTTTTSHDELVETKVNEEVKPVDQGTVSLPEGGKVENPKIEELPSETEPFSKLEAKAENKQTEPSAVEAKMSDSAGVDSLVEDKTEMEQEIPCSQAHKDAEPAVDVVNNQPVGEPATECVPEPAVDAVNSQPDAASVTEHAEAQEQPKIVDVQEQPMVVDVQELSAEAVDKPKELSAIIPTKESEADVKVPEDSKVVHNEVDKQESLVPVVDVKLEAQSEVTEQGGKPQSVEETGKQQEPPEVPAIKESEAVVKDIEASKAESKEIDEPVPEVMPKEQSEVAKQDEKVAPIEATEKQQQSSDAFPVKESEAVLAKDIEYSAVSEDVDKPKSVVPEVELEMRSEEQYAVTKDVEKQEILEAEADLKAKVEYEVPEKNDNKSTEEGTEPVVPDAETKTEGEIGVEGETATDEGTLADKVEDTTSLKEERPSKEEELSAASEKQDAQADVQEGKGEASLPDVREITNVENGKKETDGTVAVEETLKEEAEEMENGGEDGVEKTSKTKDKNVEREVLNEEQVQPIKVDDIKEIVSNSEVTERSFKVEKTGEGVESVGENKKEDNIKEETPALVETSKDGSIEEKLDEATTAVMEPVKESQDSGLEVKDEESAKISEDKAGKENAEEIAKSDAQNLEPSPKNGNDAKASQDLPREVPAKLTQKQSNNILTKMKQTLLKAKRAIIGKSPGSKTLSSDTKGDIKVK; this comes from the coding sequence GAAGCAAAGGCTGAAAATAAACAGACAGAGCCTTCAGCAGTTGAGGCTAAGATGAGTGATTCTGCTGGAGTGGATTCTCTGGTGGAGGACAAAACTGAGATGGAGCAAGAGATACCTTGCTCACAAGCACACAAAGATGCAGAGCCAGCAGTTGATGTTGTTAACAATCAACCAGTTGGGGAACCAGCTACAGAATGTGTTCCAGAGCCAGCAGTTGATGCTGTTAACAGTCAACCAGATGCGGCCTCTGTAACTGAGCATGCAGAAGCACAGGAGCAACCTAAGATAGTCGATGTTCAGGAGCAACCTATGGTCGTTGATGTTCAGGAATTGTCGGCTGAAGCTGTTGATAAACCAAAAGAACTGTCAGCAATTATTCCTACTAAAGAATCTGAAGCTGACGTAAAAGTTCCTGAGGATTCAAAAGTAGTACACAATGAAGTCGATAAACAAGAATCCCTTGTTCCCGTAGTTGATGTGAAACTGGAGGCACAATCTGAAGTCACCGAACAAGGTGGAAAGCCCCAATCAGTTGAAGAAACTGGGAAACAACAGGAGCCTCCAGAAGTTCCAGCGATCAAAGAATCAGAAGCAGTTGTGAAGGATATCGAAGCTTCAAAAGCAGAATCCAAAGAAATTGATGAACCAGTTCCTGAAGTGATGCCAAAGGAACAATCTGAAGTtgcaaaacaagatgaaaaagtAGCACCAATTGAAGCAACTGAGAAACAACAGCAGTCATCGGACGCTTTTCCTGTAAAAGAATCAGAAGCAGTTTTGGCAAAAGATATTGAATATTCAGCAGTGTCTGAAGATGTAGATAAGCCAAAATCAGTAGTTCCTGAAGTTGAGCTTGAGATGCGATCAGAGGAACAATATGCAGTAACCAAAGATGTTGAGAAACAAGAAATCTTAGAAGCTGAAGCTGATTTGAAAGCAAAGGTAGAATATGAGGTCCcagaaaaaaatgataataaatcaACAGAAGAAGGAACAGAACCAGTTGTACCTGATGCAGAAACAAAAACAGAGGGAGAAATTGGAGTTGAGGGTGAAACTGCAACAGATGAGGGAACATTAGCGGATAAAGTTGAGGATACCACGTCCTTGAAGGAAGAGAGACCCAGTAAAGAAGAGGAACTCAGTGCAGCTTCGGAAAAACAGGATGCTCAAGCTGATGTTCAAGAAGGCAAAGGAGAAGCTTCTCTTCCTGATGTCAGAGAGATAACTAATGTGGAGAACGGAAAGAAGGAAACTGATGGGACTGTGGCAGTTGAAGAAACATTGAAAGAGGAAGCTGAGGAAATGGAAAATGGTGGAGAAGACGGAGTGGAAAAGACCAGTAAAACTAAAGATAAGAATGTTGAGAGAGAAGTTCTAAATGAAGAACAAGTTCAGCCGATCAAAGTGGACGATATCAAGGAGATTGTTTCAAATTCTGAAGTTACTGAAAGATCATTCAAGGTAGAGAAAACTGGTGAAGGGGTTGAATCAGTCGGAGAGAACAAGAAAGAAGATAACATAAAAGAGGAGACACCAGCTTTAGTGGAAACCAGCAAAGATGGTTCCATAGAGGAAAAGCTAGATGAAGCCACTACAGCTGTTATGGAACCAGTTAAAGAATCCCAGGATTCTGGACTAGAAGTAAAAGATGAGGAAAGTGCAAAAATCAGTGAAGATAAAGCAGGGAAAGAAAACGCTGAGGAAATAGCAAAGTCTGATGCCCAGAATTTAGAGCCTTCTCCCAAGAATGGTAACGATGCAAAAGCATCCCAAGACTTGCCAAGAGAAGTTCCTGCCAAGCTCACTCAAAAgcaatcaaataatattttaacaaaGATGAAACAAACACTTTTGAAGGCCAAGAGAGCCATCATAGGGAAGTCTCCAGGCTCGAAAACACTCTCCTCAGACACCAAGGGTGATATTAAAGTCAAGTAA